One Roseburia rectibacter DNA window includes the following coding sequences:
- a CDS encoding ABC transporter ATP-binding protein, which produces MTVNENSKPLLTVKGLKQYFKVSNTYTVHAVENVSFQIYPGETYGLVGESGSGKSTIGRSIIRLYDPTAGEINFNGMDISGKINKANSQALRTQMQMIFQDPMASLNPRKKVRDIIGEGLDIHHMYKTRAEREEKIKNILAKVGLAPEHAGRYPHQFSGGQRQRVGIARALIMNPKLIIADECISALDVSIQAQVVNLMKDIQQETGTAYLFIAHDLSMVKYISDRIGVLHLGHLLETGTTEEIFENPIHPYTKSLLSAIPAPNPVVEKNRVALSYDYKTSGIDYNKGTDHLVSGTHYVKCTDEEFKKWTE; this is translated from the coding sequence ATGACGGTGAATGAAAACAGTAAGCCTCTTCTTACCGTGAAAGGCTTGAAACAATATTTTAAGGTAAGTAATACATATACCGTGCATGCGGTAGAAAACGTAAGTTTCCAGATCTATCCGGGTGAGACATATGGTCTGGTAGGGGAATCCGGTTCCGGAAAATCAACGATCGGAAGAAGTATCATAAGACTATATGATCCGACTGCCGGGGAGATCAATTTTAACGGAATGGACATCAGCGGAAAGATCAATAAGGCAAACAGCCAGGCACTGCGCACACAGATGCAGATGATCTTCCAGGACCCGATGGCATCTTTAAATCCAAGAAAAAAAGTGCGCGACATCATTGGCGAGGGCTTAGATATCCATCACATGTACAAGACACGCGCGGAGCGTGAGGAAAAGATCAAAAATATTCTGGCAAAGGTTGGACTTGCGCCGGAGCATGCGGGCCGTTATCCGCATCAGTTTTCCGGTGGACAGAGACAGCGTGTCGGAATTGCGAGAGCGCTGATCATGAACCCGAAACTGATCATTGCAGATGAGTGTATCTCTGCGCTGGACGTTTCCATTCAGGCACAGGTTGTAAACCTGATGAAGGATATCCAGCAGGAGACCGGAACTGCTTATCTGTTTATCGCACATGACCTTTCCATGGTCAAATATATTTCGGATCGCATCGGGGTACTTCATCTGGGACATCTTTTAGAGACCGGAACAACGGAGGAAATCTTTGAGAATCCAATCCACCCATATACGAAGAGCCTTCTTTCTGCGATACCTGCACCGAATCCGGTCGTGGAAAAGAATCGTGTGGCATTGAGCTACGATTACAAGACTTCCGGCATTGATTACAATAAAGGAACGGATCATCTGGTGTCCGGGACACATTATGTGAAATGTACGGATGAAGAATTTAAGAAATGGACAGAATAA
- a CDS encoding methyl-accepting chemotaxis protein, producing MLSQKSTMKNKLENMRLKERINYGYRKVIIMMLISGLFSIVVIGVLFANMLHYIDDVNAADQAVKICRINVNASARNIREMALNNDTSAYDSYEQTVKKQLTEVDSQLEILKKTKVLPDEEYNEYASALSDWGNIGYSIIEEIKNGEKEKAIDEIFNSCTPALNKLVEIAIRLDEITDEVSEQSARTTIIFAVAGIVCIIICLVYACTLAKVTSKKVLETILDPLRAVEDVAKELTEGNLHSTLEYHSEDEIGRLAHSMRKSIRILGTYVDDIDRAMKLFSEGNFDVQPEVEWKGDFVGILNSFMSFEKSMAETIKGIKNVSSEVSSAADQVASSSNDLADGATNQAAVVEELTATVAGVSEQVEKNSQSAKAISGRVDELGNAISDSNGKMHEMVASMHEINEASKEIDKIIATINEIASQTNLLALNASIEAARAGEAGKGFAVVANQVNLLAEQSAQAAKESASLIETSVNAVEKGMIIAEETAAQLEEVAENSKQITEEVTHIADTLETQTTEIQQINEGIEQINDVVQTNSATSEECAAASQEMSSEAESLQGMIQKFKVPEIENLTE from the coding sequence ATGTTGTCACAAAAGAGTACAATGAAAAACAAATTGGAAAATATGCGTTTGAAGGAAAGGATAAACTATGGCTACAGAAAAGTCATTATTATGATGTTGATTTCGGGGCTGTTTTCTATCGTGGTCATAGGTGTGTTATTTGCTAATATGTTACATTATATAGATGATGTCAATGCTGCGGATCAGGCGGTAAAAATCTGCAGGATCAATGTGAATGCGTCAGCGAGAAATATCAGGGAAATGGCATTAAATAATGATACATCTGCTTATGACAGTTATGAGCAGACTGTAAAAAAGCAGCTTACAGAAGTGGATTCGCAGCTGGAAATATTAAAGAAAACCAAAGTCTTACCGGATGAGGAATATAATGAGTATGCATCTGCTCTTTCTGATTGGGGAAACATTGGTTATTCGATTATAGAAGAAATTAAAAATGGCGAAAAAGAGAAAGCGATTGATGAAATTTTTAATAGTTGTACACCTGCATTAAATAAACTTGTGGAAATTGCCATAAGATTAGATGAGATCACAGATGAAGTAAGTGAGCAGTCTGCAAGAACTACAATTATTTTTGCTGTTGCAGGAATTGTGTGTATTATTATCTGTCTGGTTTATGCATGCACACTGGCTAAGGTAACAAGTAAAAAGGTACTTGAAACAATTCTGGATCCGTTACGTGCAGTGGAAGACGTTGCAAAGGAACTGACAGAAGGAAATTTACACAGTACGCTGGAATATCATTCGGAGGATGAGATTGGAAGACTGGCGCACAGTATGCGCAAATCAATTCGTATTTTGGGAACTTATGTAGATGATATTGATCGTGCAATGAAACTGTTCTCAGAAGGAAATTTTGATGTTCAGCCGGAAGTAGAGTGGAAGGGAGATTTTGTCGGTATTTTAAATTCTTTCATGTCATTTGAGAAGAGTATGGCAGAAACGATCAAAGGAATTAAAAATGTTTCGAGTGAGGTTTCAAGTGCAGCAGACCAGGTGGCATCAAGTTCCAATGATCTTGCAGATGGAGCTACGAATCAGGCAGCGGTTGTAGAAGAACTGACGGCTACAGTTGCCGGAGTTTCTGAACAGGTAGAAAAAAATTCACAATCTGCAAAAGCAATCAGTGGAAGAGTGGATGAACTTGGAAATGCCATTTCAGACAGCAATGGTAAGATGCATGAAATGGTTGCTTCTATGCATGAGATTAATGAGGCATCAAAAGAGATTGATAAGATTATTGCAACAATTAATGAAATTGCTTCCCAGACAAATCTGCTGGCGTTGAATGCTTCTATTGAAGCGGCAAGGGCCGGAGAGGCAGGAAAAGGATTTGCAGTTGTAGCGAATCAGGTAAATTTATTAGCTGAACAGAGTGCCCAGGCGGCAAAAGAATCAGCATCACTGATCGAAACATCTGTGAATGCGGTAGAAAAAGGTATGATAATTGCGGAAGAGACTGCGGCACAGCTGGAGGAGGTAGCAGAGAACTCTAAGCAGATTACGGAAGAAGTTACACATATTGCGGATACATTAGAGACACAGACAACAGAAATCCAGCAGATCAATGAGGGAATTGAGCAGATCAATGATGTTGTGCAGACAAATTCTGCAACATCTGAGGAGTGTGCGGCTGCCAGTCAGGAGATGAGCAGTGAGGCAGAGAGTCTGCAGGGAATGATCCAGAAATTTAAAGTTCCGGAAATTGAAAATTTAACAGAATAA
- a CDS encoding alanine/glycine:cation symporter family protein has translation MIVSVIEKVYAFLWGDLITIPLPQESSIGISLLVILLIPTGIYFTIRTRFLPVRLFPDMIKALMAKKENKDSLSTFQTLIVSTATRVGMGNLVGVVAAISAGGAGAVFWMWVTALIGSSTAFVEGTLAQLHKEKDPLYGGYRGGPAYYIHHFCEEKLKKKKKHVLIAVLFAISGLICWCGISQVISNSVASSFENAFGIPPLYTTIVLVAIAAVIVLRKNATVKVLDVVVPVMAVCYFVITIFIILKNIGSIPAVFGRIFEEAFGLRQAVSGGFGAVLMNGVKRGLFSNEAGSGSAPCAAAAAECETPVSAGLTQALGVFIDTIVICSCTAMIMLTAPENVVAGKEGMDLLQSAMRYHLGEFGVIFIAVTLFLFSFSTFLGILFYARSNVAYLFGDKWIWQTLYKILALVMLFIGGIAAYTFVWDLGDVGIGLMTIFNTGILYLLGGQALAALKEFESSK, from the coding sequence ATGATAGTCTCGGTTATTGAAAAGGTCTACGCATTTTTATGGGGAGATCTGATTACGATCCCTTTGCCGCAGGAAAGCAGCATAGGTATTTCTTTACTTGTAATTCTTCTGATTCCGACAGGAATCTATTTTACGATCCGCACAAGATTTTTGCCGGTCAGGCTTTTCCCGGATATGATAAAAGCACTTATGGCAAAAAAGGAAAATAAGGACAGTCTTTCCACATTCCAGACGCTGATCGTATCGACGGCTACCAGAGTCGGCATGGGAAATCTGGTAGGCGTTGTAGCGGCAATCTCAGCAGGCGGTGCCGGTGCTGTGTTCTGGATGTGGGTGACAGCGCTGATCGGTTCCTCGACCGCATTTGTGGAGGGGACGCTCGCACAGTTACACAAGGAGAAAGATCCTTTGTATGGCGGATATCGCGGAGGTCCCGCATATTATATCCATCATTTCTGTGAAGAAAAATTAAAAAAGAAGAAAAAGCATGTGCTGATCGCGGTACTTTTTGCAATTTCAGGACTGATCTGTTGGTGCGGCATCAGCCAGGTTATCAGTAACTCCGTGGCATCATCCTTTGAAAATGCATTTGGCATTCCGCCACTCTACACAACAATCGTACTGGTTGCGATTGCGGCGGTGATCGTCCTTCGGAAAAATGCGACGGTAAAAGTGCTTGACGTGGTCGTGCCGGTTATGGCGGTCTGCTATTTTGTAATTACAATATTTATTATCCTGAAAAATATTGGTAGCATTCCGGCGGTTTTTGGTCGGATTTTTGAGGAAGCGTTTGGACTCAGGCAGGCAGTCTCCGGCGGCTTCGGCGCTGTCCTTATGAATGGCGTAAAAAGGGGATTGTTTTCAAATGAAGCCGGTTCCGGCTCTGCACCATGTGCTGCCGCAGCAGCCGAATGTGAGACGCCGGTCAGCGCCGGACTGACACAGGCACTTGGTGTATTTATTGATACGATCGTGATCTGCAGCTGTACTGCAATGATCATGCTTACAGCACCGGAAAATGTCGTGGCGGGAAAAGAGGGCATGGATCTGCTTCAATCGGCAATGCGCTATCATCTGGGTGAATTTGGCGTGATATTCATCGCCGTGACACTGTTTTTATTCAGTTTTTCCACATTCTTAGGTATTCTGTTTTATGCCAGAAGCAATGTTGCTTATCTGTTTGGTGACAAATGGATCTGGCAGACATTGTATAAGATACTTGCCTTGGTTATGCTTTTTATTGGAGGAATTGCAGCATATACTTTTGTATGGGATCTTGGCGATGTAGGAATCGGACTGATGACCATTTTTAATACAGGAATCCTGTATCTGCTTGGCGGACAGGCACTTGCGGCATTAAAAGAATTTGAATCCTCAAAATAA
- a CDS encoding sodium-dependent transporter, translating to MKRESFKSRLGFLLVSAGCAIGIGNVWRFPYVAGQNGGGIFVLFYLIFLIAMGLPVLTMELAVGRASRKSAVLGYKALEKEGSKWHIHGWIAMFGCYMLMMYYTTVSGWMVSYFFKFLKGEFLTGMTADDTAAAFGNLLADPLQMAFWMILTVVLGFFVCSRGLQNGLEKISKFMMSALLILIVVLAVHSITLQGAAEGVKFYLVPDLDTVAETGLKNVITAAMNQAFFTLSLGVAAMEIFGSYMGKEHSLAGEGAQICGLDTFVAIMSGLIIFPACFSYGVEVDAGPSLIFITLPNVFVNMAGGRIWGCLFFLFMTFASFSTVMAVFENIMSFCMDMFQWSRKKAAFINAVIILIASIPCVLGYNVWSSLHLIGSRNVLDSEDFIVSNLLLPIGSLIYLLFSVTKWGWGFDKYIDEANTGEGLKIPKKLKPYFQFILPLLILFILIQGLV from the coding sequence ATGAAAAGAGAATCCTTCAAATCCCGCCTGGGCTTTCTACTCGTGAGCGCCGGATGCGCTATTGGAATTGGAAACGTCTGGCGATTCCCCTATGTGGCTGGACAAAACGGCGGTGGCATCTTCGTCCTGTTTTACCTGATCTTTTTAATAGCAATGGGACTTCCGGTGCTCACCATGGAACTTGCCGTGGGGCGCGCCAGCAGAAAAAGCGCAGTGTTAGGTTATAAAGCACTTGAAAAAGAAGGCAGTAAGTGGCATATTCACGGCTGGATCGCAATGTTTGGCTGCTATATGCTGATGATGTATTACACGACAGTCTCTGGCTGGATGGTATCTTATTTTTTCAAATTTTTAAAAGGTGAATTTCTGACCGGAATGACAGCGGATGACACGGCAGCAGCATTTGGAAATCTTCTTGCAGATCCCTTGCAGATGGCATTCTGGATGATCCTTACGGTAGTACTCGGATTTTTTGTGTGCAGCAGGGGATTGCAGAATGGACTGGAAAAAATAAGCAAGTTTATGATGAGTGCATTGTTAATTTTGATCGTTGTTCTTGCGGTGCATAGTATCACATTGCAGGGGGCAGCTGAGGGTGTGAAATTTTATCTTGTACCGGATCTGGATACAGTTGCAGAGACAGGACTTAAAAATGTGATCACAGCGGCTATGAACCAGGCATTTTTCACCTTAAGTCTTGGTGTTGCGGCAATGGAGATCTTTGGAAGTTATATGGGAAAAGAACATTCACTTGCCGGTGAGGGAGCACAGATCTGTGGACTTGACACTTTTGTTGCGATCATGTCAGGACTGATCATTTTCCCGGCATGCTTCAGCTATGGTGTGGAAGTGGATGCCGGTCCCAGCCTGATCTTTATCACGCTTCCAAATGTATTTGTCAATATGGCGGGTGGACGTATCTGGGGATGTCTGTTTTTCCTGTTTATGACGTTTGCCAGCTTTTCAACAGTCATGGCGGTATTTGAAAACATCATGTCATTTTGTATGGACATGTTTCAATGGAGCAGAAAGAAAGCTGCGTTCATCAACGCAGTGATCATTTTAATCGCAAGTATTCCGTGCGTATTAGGCTATAATGTGTGGAGCAGCCTGCATCTGATAGGCAGCCGCAATGTACTTGACAGTGAGGATTTTATTGTCAGCAATCTGCTTTTGCCGATCGGTTCACTGATCTATCTGCTGTTTAGCGTAACGAAGTGGGGATGGGGATTTGACAAATATATCGACGAAGCAAACACGGGAGAGGGACTTAAGATCCCCAAAAAATTAAAACCGTATTTTCAGTTTATATTGCCGCTGCTGATTCTGTTTATCCTGATTCAGGGGCTTGTGTAA
- a CDS encoding Fic family protein has translation MIHVTLTNNILKRISQIDKNKFSMGNVHIPSITANKLRKNSKKKSSYASNKIEGNPLTEGQADAAIESDPHRHFLKPEQEVRNYFMALCLLEKKVKDKVPFSKELILEIQALVEKGASKEKIGLRGAMPPGFLFAVYDSETGNADYIPPEYIDIPELLDELVNYVNTTDDHPLIVAAVVHYQLVTIHPFEDGNGRTARLMSGYILDLNGYGFYGIGSLEEYFAYDAEEYYRSLQMGLPALYYSGRDNPPHPEIWVDYFLRMMELYSAKVCELSRESSEEDLLVGLSYLNAKEKELLVFLIKKHLYEFAPIDVSKLVGVTSKTIINRCAKLSANGFLVPVIVKERIRSYRLSDFTRMNEKKILNQLK, from the coding sequence ATGATCCATGTTACACTTACGAACAATATTCTAAAGAGGATATCACAGATTGATAAAAATAAATTCTCAATGGGCAATGTTCATATACCGAGTATTACCGCAAATAAGTTAAGAAAAAATTCCAAGAAGAAAAGTTCCTATGCATCCAATAAAATAGAGGGAAATCCGCTCACAGAGGGACAGGCAGATGCCGCAATCGAAAGTGATCCGCACAGACATTTCTTAAAGCCGGAGCAGGAAGTAAGGAATTACTTCATGGCATTGTGTCTTTTAGAAAAGAAGGTAAAAGATAAAGTCCCGTTTTCTAAGGAATTGATTCTGGAGATTCAGGCGTTAGTGGAAAAAGGAGCATCTAAGGAAAAAATTGGGCTGAGGGGAGCCATGCCGCCGGGATTTTTGTTTGCAGTGTATGATTCGGAGACGGGAAATGCCGATTATATACCGCCGGAATATATTGATATCCCAGAACTTTTGGATGAATTGGTCAATTATGTGAATACAACAGACGATCATCCGCTGATCGTTGCTGCAGTTGTCCATTATCAACTGGTGACGATCCATCCGTTCGAAGACGGAAACGGAAGAACGGCAAGACTGATGTCCGGGTATATATTAGACCTGAATGGATATGGGTTTTATGGGATCGGTTCTTTAGAAGAGTATTTTGCATATGATGCCGAAGAGTATTACCGATCCTTGCAGATGGGACTTCCGGCACTGTATTATTCCGGGAGGGATAATCCGCCGCATCCGGAGATATGGGTAGATTATTTCCTGCGCATGATGGAATTATATTCCGCGAAAGTATGCGAGTTGTCCAGGGAATCCAGTGAGGAGGATCTGCTTGTCGGATTGTCTTATCTGAATGCGAAGGAGAAAGAGCTGTTGGTATTTCTGATAAAAAAACATTTGTATGAATTTGCGCCGATTGATGTCAGCAAGTTGGTGGGAGTGACCAGTAAAACGATCATAAACAGGTGTGCAAAACTCTCGGCAAATGGTTTTTTAGTGCCGGTGATCGTGAAGGAGAGAATACGCTCATACAGACTGAGCGATTTTACGAGAATGAATGAGAAAAAGATATTAAATCAGTTAAAATAG
- a CDS encoding DUF4317 family protein has protein sequence MINRDDMLELTRRMTPARASIDRIAGAYFDEEGYVDGTFNTHFLKLSASERAKNLELAKTVLISKTNEQIKEYRIPDEKRKPGSIWQLFEGIKETGFLYPAFKDHSTDWSSSHSTIDTVCLCLGFSEDVLRLLVLQNVQHVFLTFENLHDLL, from the coding sequence ATGATCAATCGCGACGACATGCTAGAACTCACCAGACGAATGACGCCCGCACGGGCATCCATAGACCGGATCGCAGGCGCATATTTTGATGAAGAGGGATATGTGGATGGAACATTCAATACGCATTTCTTAAAATTGTCTGCATCCGAAAGAGCCAAAAACTTAGAACTTGCAAAGACGGTGCTGATCTCAAAAACCAATGAACAGATAAAAGAATACAGGATTCCGGACGAAAAAAGAAAGCCGGGGAGTATCTGGCAATTATTTGAGGGAATCAAAGAGACCGGATTTTTGTATCCTGCATTTAAGGATCACAGCACAGATTGGTCAAGCAGCCATAGCACCATTGATACAGTCTGCCTTTGTCTTGGCTTCTCTGAAGATGTTTTGAGACTTCTCGTTCTCCAGAATGTCCAGCATGTCTTCCTGACATTTGAAAATCTTCATGATCTCCTCTAA
- the rhuM gene encoding RhuM family protein, translating into MFAECSIDYDRDSDTAYHFYATIQNKFHYAITGKTAAEIVYNQADHTKENMGLRELKLKEKP; encoded by the coding sequence ATCTTTGCAGAGTGCAGCATTGATTATGATAGAGATTCTGATACTGCATATCATTTTTATGCCACCATACAGAATAAATTCCACTATGCCATTACCGGTAAGACTGCGGCTGAAATTGTGTATAATCAGGCAGACCACACCAAGGAGAATATGGGCTTGCGGGAACTGAAATTGAAGGAAAAACCATAG
- a CDS encoding NAD(P)-dependent oxidoreductase, with the protein MGFKTAKLFLAFGAKVLAYARHEREKVKELGIKYVDLDTLLSESDIISVHTPANAETNGLISAEKIAKMKPSAILINCARGPIVDNQALAKALNEDKLAGIIRADGSPKSIV; encoded by the coding sequence ATTGGGTTCAAGACAGCAAAACTGTTTCTGGCATTTGGTGCCAAGGTACTTGCATATGCGCGTCATGAACGAGAGAAAGTAAAAGAACTTGGAATTAAATATGTCGATTTGGATACATTGCTGTCAGAAAGTGACATTATCTCTGTGCATACTCCGGCAAATGCAGAGACCAATGGATTAATCAGTGCGGAGAAAATTGCTAAGATGAAGCCATCAGCAATATTAATCAACTGTGCAAGAGGTCCGATTGTAGATAATCAGGCTCTCGCAAAAGCACTTAATGAGGATAAGCTTGCAGGTATCATACGTGCCGATGGAAGTCCTAAAAGTATAGTTTGA
- a CDS encoding Lrp/AsnC family transcriptional regulator, with translation MYLNGLDELDQKIIQLLIENARISYSDIGKETGISRVAIKARIQALEKKGIIEEYTTIINPQKISGAVSCYFEIETKPDHLSQVTDILHNNDTVTQIYRVTGRDKLHVHAVASSSDEMERFLHTVIDTLPGVISCSCNTILSRIKDIKGLRL, from the coding sequence ATGTACCTGAACGGTTTAGATGAACTGGATCAGAAGATCATCCAGTTGCTTATAGAAAATGCACGTATTTCTTACTCTGATATCGGTAAAGAAACCGGTATTTCCAGAGTGGCAATAAAAGCCCGGATTCAGGCTCTGGAGAAAAAAGGCATAATTGAAGAATATACAACTATAATAAACCCTCAAAAGATCAGCGGTGCTGTTTCATGCTATTTTGAAATTGAGACAAAACCAGACCATCTGTCGCAGGTGACAGATATATTACATAATAATGATACCGTCACGCAGATTTACCGTGTCACAGGAAGAGACAAACTGCATGTACATGCCGTTGCCTCATCAAGTGATGAAATGGAACGCTTCCTGCACACAGTCATTGATACACTTCCCGGCGTTATCAGCTGCAGCTGCAATACGATCTTATCACGTATTAAAGATATTAAAGGATTACGGCTATAG
- a CDS encoding MATE family efflux transporter yields the protein MSKDEYLITDTPLKALTVFAMPMILGSFFQQIYNMADSIIVGQFVGSSALAAVGACAALTNVFICVALGAGVGAGVLVSRYFGAREYGKMKTIVSTSLFSFLILSIVLGVFGFCFSHSMMRVLQTPGDILNDAVLYLRVYFVGFPFLFMYNILSNMFTSIGESKIPLGLLVFSSILNIFMDLWMVAGLGLGVFGAALATLIAQGISAVFSLFLFLSRMRRYKSRFDWFDRKELYSMLQIAVPSVLQQSTVSIGMMIVQAVVNPFGTQALAGYAATMRVENVFSLIFVSIGNAVSPYVSQNLGAKKIERIKKGYHAALVLDVCFAVLAFIVIETLHTQISSLFLGKDGTALAYQVSEGYMRWLGYFFIFMGIKMATDGVLRGIGIMRPFLIANMVNLAIRLSVALICAPRFGIAFVWLAVPAGWFANFLISYMALRRSWPTDKEVQSR from the coding sequence ATGTCAAAAGATGAATATTTGATCACAGATACGCCTCTTAAAGCGTTGACGGTTTTTGCAATGCCAATGATTTTGGGCAGCTTTTTTCAACAAATATACAATATGGCTGACTCTATCATCGTCGGTCAATTTGTTGGCTCTTCTGCACTTGCAGCTGTCGGGGCCTGCGCAGCGCTGACCAATGTTTTCATTTGTGTGGCACTGGGGGCAGGTGTCGGTGCCGGTGTGCTCGTAAGCCGCTATTTCGGTGCCAGGGAGTATGGAAAAATGAAGACCATCGTGTCAACGTCCTTGTTTAGCTTCTTAATTCTAAGCATAGTCCTTGGTGTTTTTGGCTTTTGCTTTTCCCACTCGATGATGAGGGTATTACAAACCCCTGGCGATATACTGAATGATGCAGTGTTATATCTGCGGGTCTATTTTGTGGGCTTTCCGTTTCTGTTTATGTATAACATTCTTTCCAACATGTTCACTTCAATTGGTGAATCAAAAATCCCACTGGGACTTCTGGTATTCTCGTCAATCTTAAATATTTTTATGGATCTTTGGATGGTGGCCGGACTTGGGCTCGGGGTGTTTGGGGCAGCCCTTGCGACTCTTATAGCACAGGGGATTTCTGCGGTGTTTTCACTTTTTCTTTTCCTTAGCCGGATGCGTCGATATAAAAGTCGATTTGATTGGTTTGACAGGAAGGAGTTATATTCCATGCTTCAAATTGCTGTACCTTCGGTTCTTCAGCAATCTACAGTGTCTATCGGTATGATGATCGTACAGGCTGTTGTAAACCCTTTCGGTACACAGGCACTTGCGGGGTATGCGGCGACGATGCGGGTAGAGAATGTTTTTTCATTGATTTTTGTATCCATTGGCAATGCGGTTTCCCCATATGTTTCCCAGAATCTTGGTGCAAAGAAAATTGAACGGATCAAAAAAGGATATCACGCTGCACTGGTGTTAGATGTATGTTTTGCAGTTCTTGCTTTTATAGTCATTGAAACCTTGCATACTCAGATTTCCTCGCTATTCCTTGGTAAAGATGGAACTGCCCTGGCTTATCAAGTATCCGAGGGTTATATGAGATGGCTCGGTTACTTCTTCATCTTTATGGGAATCAAAATGGCAACTGATGGGGTTCTTCGTGGCATTGGAATCATGCGCCCGTTCCTTATTGCAAATATGGTAAACCTGGCGATACGCCTGTCGGTTGCTTTGATTTGCGCACCGCGTTTTGGCATTGCATTTGTCTGGCTTGCTGTACCGGCTGGTTGGTTTGCAAACTTTTTAATATCCTATATGGCTCTTCGGAGATCATGGCCGACTGATAAAGAAGTGCAATCCCGATAG